The following proteins are encoded in a genomic region of Streptomyces sp. NBC_01723:
- a CDS encoding class I SAM-dependent RNA methyltransferase produces the protein MQAEPKKSQAESGAVSLVGEEYEVEIGPVAHGGHCIARTSEGQVLFVRHTLPGERVVARVTEGEEGARFLRADAVEILDASKDRVEAPCPFAGPGRCGGCDWQHAKPGAQRRLKGEVVAEQLKRLAGLTPEEAGWDGTVMPAEGDKLPAGQVPSWRTRVQYAVDAEGRAGLRRHRSHEVEPIDHCMIAAEGVSELGIEAREWPGMASIEAIAATGSQDRQVILTPRPGARLPIVELDRPVSVMRVGEKDGGVHRVHGRPFVRERADGRTYRVGSGGFWQVHPKAADTLVTAVMQGLLPRKGDMALDLYCGVGLFAGALADRVGDQGAVLGIESGKRAVEDARHNLAAFDRVRIEQGKVEAVLPRTGIDEVDLIVLDPPRAGAGKKTVEHLASLGARRIAYVACDPAALARDLGYFRDGGYRVRMLRVFDLFPMTHHVECVAILEPAAKGS, from the coding sequence ATGCAGGCAGAACCGAAGAAATCGCAGGCGGAGTCCGGAGCGGTCTCGCTCGTCGGCGAGGAGTACGAGGTCGAGATCGGCCCCGTCGCGCACGGCGGCCACTGCATCGCCCGTACGTCCGAGGGACAGGTGCTGTTCGTCCGGCACACGCTGCCCGGCGAGCGCGTCGTGGCCCGGGTGACGGAGGGCGAGGAGGGCGCCCGCTTCCTGCGTGCCGACGCCGTCGAGATCCTGGACGCCTCCAAGGATCGCGTCGAGGCCCCCTGCCCCTTCGCCGGTCCCGGCCGCTGCGGGGGCTGCGACTGGCAGCACGCCAAGCCGGGCGCCCAGCGCCGCCTGAAGGGCGAGGTCGTCGCCGAGCAGCTGAAGCGGCTGGCGGGCCTCACTCCGGAGGAGGCCGGCTGGGACGGCACGGTGATGCCCGCCGAGGGTGACAAGCTGCCGGCCGGGCAGGTCCCGTCGTGGCGCACGCGCGTGCAGTACGCGGTGGACGCGGAGGGCCGTGCGGGCCTGCGCAGGCACCGCTCGCACGAGGTCGAGCCGATCGACCACTGCATGATCGCCGCGGAGGGTGTCAGCGAGCTGGGCATCGAGGCCCGGGAGTGGCCCGGCATGGCGTCGATCGAGGCGATCGCGGCGACCGGCTCCCAGGACCGCCAGGTCATCCTCACCCCGCGCCCCGGCGCGAGGCTCCCCATCGTGGAACTGGACCGCCCGGTCTCGGTGATGCGGGTCGGCGAGAAGGACGGCGGCGTGCACCGCGTCCACGGCCGCCCCTTCGTCCGCGAACGCGCCGACGGCCGCACCTACCGCGTGGGCAGCGGCGGCTTCTGGCAGGTCCACCCGAAGGCGGCCGACACCCTGGTGACCGCGGTCATGCAGGGTCTCCTCCCGCGCAAGGGCGACATGGCCCTCGACCTGTACTGCGGCGTGGGCCTCTTCGCCGGCGCCCTCGCCGACCGGGTCGGCGACCAGGGCGCGGTCCTCGGCATCGAGTCCGGCAAACGCGCGGTCGAGGACGCCCGGCACAACCTGGCGGCCTTCGACCGAGTGCGGATCGAGCAGGGCAAGGTCGAGGCGGTCCTGCCCCGGACGGGCATCGACGAGGTCGACCTCATCGTCCTGGACCCGCCGCGCGCGGGGGCGGGCAAGAAGACGGTGGAACACCTCGCGTCACTGGGGGCACGGAGGATCGCCTACGTGGCGTGCGATCCGGCCGCGCTGGCCCGGGACCTGGGGTACTTCCGGGATGGGGGGTATCGGGTGCGGATGCTGCGGGTGTTCGACTTGTTTCCGATGACGCACCATGTGGAGTGCGTCGCCATCCTTGAACCGGCTGCGAAGGGCTCCTGA